A single window of Blastocatellia bacterium DNA harbors:
- a CDS encoding response regulator: MSHELRTPLNVILGLLQIMQHKKEREAEEKKYLSIMTRNGEHLLGLINDVLSISKIETGKLALIEKPFEPFLLLEDIASTFATRATAKNLEFIYKPANNLPQYVLADANKLRQVLVNLISNAIKFTQKGKIILRVSWDKDIASFEVEDTGIGIPENELEQIFEPFAQASNRESTQEGTGLGLSISRDIIHLMGGKIYAKSNLGKGSCFFFNVKLPKSNMETSQTEFARVVGLANNQATFRILIVDDYLESRYLLSLMLQKVGFLVQEAANGQEAIKIWSDWHPSLIWMDMRMPVLDGYEATKQIRKLELKNKTLKPTVIIALTASAFKQEESEILSCGCNDILTKPFREIEIFDTLAKYLKVEFLYENIISTEILPDKLLTEIFERERLNQVPSEWLKELTQALTICDTDKAETIVDQIKEKDSELARQMQSMISNLEVDKLLDLIERVN, from the coding sequence ATGAGCCATGAGTTACGCACACCACTAAATGTAATTTTAGGGCTACTTCAAATAATGCAGCATAAAAAAGAACGTGAAGCAGAAGAGAAAAAATACTTATCTATTATGACACGTAATGGAGAGCATTTATTAGGATTAATTAATGATGTGTTATCTATTTCAAAAATCGAGACAGGAAAATTAGCCCTTATAGAAAAGCCTTTTGAGCCTTTTTTGCTGCTAGAAGATATTGCTTCAACTTTTGCTACTCGTGCAACAGCAAAAAATTTAGAATTTATCTACAAGCCTGCTAATAATTTACCTCAGTATGTTTTAGCAGACGCAAACAAACTCCGCCAAGTTTTAGTCAACCTTATTAGTAATGCAATAAAATTTACTCAAAAAGGTAAAATTATATTGCGTGTAAGTTGGGACAAAGATATTGCTAGTTTTGAAGTTGAAGATACAGGGATAGGAATCCCAGAAAATGAGTTAGAACAAATATTTGAACCATTTGCACAGGCTAGTAATAGAGAGTCAACTCAGGAAGGGACAGGGCTTGGACTATCTATTAGTAGGGATATTATCCATTTAATGGGAGGTAAAATTTATGCTAAAAGCAATTTAGGTAAAGGAAGTTGTTTCTTTTTTAATGTTAAGTTACCTAAAAGCAATATGGAAACCAGTCAAACAGAGTTTGCTAGAGTAGTTGGTTTAGCAAACAATCAAGCTACATTTCGCATTTTAATAGTTGATGATTATTTAGAAAGCCGTTATTTACTTTCTTTAATGTTACAAAAAGTTGGTTTTTTAGTTCAAGAAGCGGCTAATGGACAAGAAGCTATTAAAATCTGGTCAGATTGGCACCCTAGTTTAATTTGGATGGATATGCGTATGCCTGTTTTAGATGGTTATGAGGCAACTAAACAAATTAGAAAACTAGAGTTAAAAAATAAAACTCTTAAGCCTACTGTAATAATTGCATTAACAGCTAGTGCATTTAAGCAAGAGGAATCAGAAATTTTAAGTTGTGGTTGTAATGATATTTTAACAAAGCCTTTTCGAGAGATAGAAATTTTTGACACTTTAGCTAAATACTTAAAAGTAGAATTTCTTTATGAAAATATAATCTCTACAGAAATCTTGCCTGATAAATTACTTACAGAAATTTTTGAAAGAGAAAGATTAAACCAAGTGCCATCAGAATGGCTAAAAGAACTTACTCAAGCACTTACAATTTGTGATACTGACAAGGCTGAAACTATAGTTGATCAGATTAAAGAAAAAGATTCAGAATTAGCAAGGCAGATGCAATCTATGATTAGCAATCTAGAGGTTGACAAACTCTTAGATCTTATCGAAAGGGTTAATTAA
- a CDS encoding MgtC/SapB family protein, producing the protein MELTTIFEQLAIALGLGLLVGLQREYAAAAHLAGLRTFPLITIFGTVCGLLAKSFGGWVIASAFLSLAALVLIGNLIALKNETSLAGITSEVAILLMFGVGAFLTVGPLEVAIAIGGSVAILLQLKNQLRGILAKLGDNDLKAIMQFVLIALVILPVLPNETYGPYSIFNPYKMWLLVVLIVAINLGGYIIYKYRFFQEDVGIFVSGILGGMISSTATTASYAKLSANAPANNNASTLVIILASTVVFIRVLLEIAVVAPSFLPKASIPILIMFVTFLLLSFLLWFFGDKITGQMPEQNNPAQLKTALFFSVFYVVILFAIAVAKDYFGNKGIYIIAAISGLTDVDAITISTAQLVKNNTFDADNGWRVILIAIMANSVFKAAMVALLGNRQLFYKVSLIYILGFIVGIFLILF; encoded by the coding sequence ATGGAATTAACAACTATATTTGAGCAATTAGCAATAGCTTTAGGTTTAGGTTTACTTGTTGGACTGCAAAGAGAGTATGCTGCTGCTGCACATTTAGCAGGGTTAAGAACATTTCCGCTTATTACAATTTTTGGAACAGTTTGCGGACTTTTAGCTAAAAGTTTTGGTGGTTGGGTAATTGCATCCGCTTTTTTATCACTGGCTGCACTGGTTTTAATAGGTAATTTAATTGCTTTAAAAAATGAGACTTCCTTAGCAGGTATAACTTCTGAAGTAGCTATTTTATTAATGTTTGGTGTTGGAGCTTTTTTAACTGTTGGCCCGCTAGAAGTTGCTATTGCTATTGGTGGCTCTGTAGCTATTTTACTACAATTAAAAAACCAGTTACGTGGAATACTAGCTAAATTAGGAGATAATGACTTAAAAGCAATTATGCAATTTGTATTAATTGCTTTAGTGATTTTACCTGTATTACCTAATGAAACCTATGGCCCATACTCAATTTTTAATCCTTATAAAATGTGGTTATTAGTAGTTTTAATTGTAGCTATTAACTTAGGTGGATATATAATTTATAAATATAGATTTTTCCAAGAAGATGTAGGAATTTTTGTTAGTGGCATATTAGGAGGAATGATTTCTAGCACTGCAACTACTGCTAGTTATGCAAAACTTTCTGCAAATGCACCTGCAAATAATAATGCTTCAACTCTAGTAATAATTCTTGCTTCGACCGTCGTTTTTATTCGTGTCCTTTTAGAAATTGCTGTTGTAGCTCCAAGCTTCTTACCTAAAGCAAGTATACCGATTTTAATAATGTTTGTTACTTTTCTACTGCTTTCTTTTTTACTTTGGTTTTTTGGTGACAAAATTACTGGGCAAATGCCTGAGCAAAACAACCCTGCTCAACTAAAAACTGCACTGTTTTTTAGTGTTTTTTATGTTGTAATTTTATTTGCTATTGCTGTAGCTAAAGACTATTTTGGCAATAAAGGAATTTATATAATTGCAGCAATTTCTGGCTTAACAGACGTTGACGCTATTACAATTTCTACGGCTCAACTTGTTAAAAATAATACATTTGATGCTGATAATGGTTGGAGAGTTATTTTAATTGCAATAATGGCTAATTCGGTCTTTAAGGCTGCTATGGTAGCATTGCTTGGTAATAGACAACTTTTTTATAAAGTTTCTCTTATCTACATTTTAGGGTTTATTGTTGGTATATTTTTAATATTGTTTTAA
- a CDS encoding pyridoxal phosphate-dependent aminotransferase, whose protein sequence is MTKKSKPDIRMITRLVPPSGNLVQGQSEVALEPVLSAALNQVISDGLNHYSLFEGVPELRRATAEKIARFNKIKIDVDSKPYQILITPGATGALVSIAHTYLTNASMILFEPYYPYHKKILETCNAKADVIELQGQDLKLDVAELRARCQAGKERKDYPLKAILVCSPTNPTGKVFTRDELQAIADCCIEFDLLCISDEVYEHFVISEEDHISIATLPDMYSRTITCNSFSKSWAVSGWRLGYVFGAGELVGPVHNVGNIFYVCTPTPLQLALARVLTTDEGYYERLRSAYAAKRKILTEALTKVGFDVYDSRSNFYAWAKIPENFADSESLTQFLIEKGQVAGVPGTAFTDSAAGEKYMRFCFAREEDMLIKAAEQIVKALS, encoded by the coding sequence GTGACCAAAAAATCTAAACCAGATATTCGTATGATTACCCGTCTAGTTCCACCAAGTGGAAATTTAGTGCAGGGTCAATCTGAGGTGGCCCTAGAACCAGTTTTATCAGCCGCGCTTAATCAAGTAATAAGCGATGGGCTTAACCATTATTCATTATTTGAAGGAGTGCCTGAACTACGTAGAGCAACAGCAGAAAAAATAGCTCGTTTTAATAAAATTAAAATTGATGTGGATTCTAAACCCTATCAAATCCTTATCACTCCTGGAGCAACAGGAGCATTAGTATCAATTGCACATACTTATTTGACTAATGCTTCAATGATTTTATTTGAGCCTTATTATCCTTATCACAAAAAAATCCTAGAAACTTGTAATGCTAAAGCAGATGTAATTGAACTGCAAGGACAGGACTTAAAACTAGATGTAGCTGAGCTTCGCGCACGATGTCAAGCAGGAAAAGAGCGCAAAGACTACCCTCTCAAAGCAATTTTAGTTTGTAGTCCAACCAATCCAACAGGAAAAGTTTTTACTCGTGATGAGCTACAAGCAATTGCTGATTGTTGTATAGAATTTGACCTTTTATGTATCTCTGATGAAGTTTATGAGCATTTTGTTATTTCAGAAGAAGACCATATTTCCATTGCAACACTACCAGATATGTACTCACGCACAATTACTTGTAACTCTTTTTCTAAGTCTTGGGCGGTCTCTGGCTGGCGTTTAGGCTATGTTTTTGGTGCTGGCGAGTTAGTAGGGCCAGTTCATAATGTAGGAAATATTTTTTATGTTTGTACTCCTACACCACTTCAACTTGCATTAGCCCGTGTTTTAACTACTGATGAAGGCTATTATGAAAGATTGCGTAGTGCCTATGCAGCTAAACGAAAGATTTTAACCGAGGCTCTAACTAAAGTAGGTTTTGATGTTTATGATTCTCGGTCTAACTTTTATGCTTGGGCAAAAATTCCTGAAAATTTTGCTGATTCAGAAAGTTTAACTCAATTTTTAATTGAAAAAGGCCAAGTTGCTGGTGTACCTGGCACAGCTTTTACTGATAGTGCAGCAGGTGAAAAATATATGCGTTTCTGCTTTGCTCGAGAAGAAGATATGCTCATAAAAGCAGCAGAACAAATTGTTAAAGCTCTTTCCTAA